One Mus musculus strain C57BL/6J chromosome X, GRCm38.p6 C57BL/6J DNA window includes the following coding sequences:
- the Gjb1 gene encoding gap junction beta-1 protein — protein sequence MNWTGLYTLLSGVNRHSTAIGRVWLSVIFIFRIMVLVVAAESVWGDEKSSFICNTLQPGCNSVCYDHFFPISHVRLWSLQLILVSTPALLVAMHVAHQQHIEKKMLRLEGHGDPLHLEEVKRHKVHISGTLWWTYVISVVFRLLFEAVFMYVFYLLYPGYAMVRLVKCEAFPCPNTVDCFVSRPTEKTVFTVFMLAASGICIILNVAEVVYLIIRACARRAQRRSNPPSRKGSGFGHRLSPEYKQNEINKLLSEQDGSLKDILRRSPGTGAGLAEKSDRCSAC from the coding sequence ATGAACTGGACAGGTCTATACACCTTGCTCAGTGGCGTGAATCGGCACTCTACAGCCATTGGCCGAGTATGGCTGTctgtcatcttcatcttcagaaTCATGGTGCTGGTGGTGGCTGCTGAGAGCGTGTGGGGGGATGAGAAGTCCTCTTTCATCTGTAACACCCTCCAGCCGGGCTGCAACAGCGTCTGCTATGACCATTTTTTCCCCATCTCCCACGTGCGCCTATGGTCCCTGCAGCTTATCTTGGTTTCCACCCCAGCTCTCCTCGTGGCAATGCACGTAGCTCACCAACAgcacatagaaaagaaaatgctacGGCTTGAGGGGCATGGGGACCCCCTTCACCTGGAAGAGGTAAAGAGACACAAGGTGCACATCTCAGGGACACTGTGGTGGACCTATGTCATCAGTGTGGTGTTCCGGCTGCTGTTCGAGGCTGTCTTCATGTATGTCTTCTATCTGCTCTACCCCGGCTATGCCATGGTGCGGCTGGTCAAGTGTGAAGCCTTCCCCTGCCCCAACACAGTGGACTGCTTCGTGTCCCGCCCCACCGAGAAAACCGTCTTCACTGTCTTTATGCTCGCAGCCTCCGGCATCTGCATTATCCTCAACGTGGCGGAGGTGGTGTACCTCATCATCCGGGCCTGTGCCCGCCGTGCTCAGCGCCGCTCCAATCCGCCCTCCCGCAAGGGCTCGGGCTTCGGCCACCGCCTCTCACCTGAATACAAGCAGAATGAGATCAACAAGCTGCTGAGCGAGCAGGATGGCTCTCTGAAAGACATACTGCGCCGCAGCCCTGGCACAGGGGCCGGGCTCGCTGAAAAGAGCGACCGATGCTCAGCCTGCTGA